The Vigna radiata var. radiata cultivar VC1973A unplaced genomic scaffold, Vradiata_ver6 scaffold_214, whole genome shotgun sequence genome window below encodes:
- the LOC106778146 gene encoding protein transport protein Sec61 subunit alpha, protein MGGGFRVLHLVRPFLSFLPEVQTADRKVPFREKVIYTVISLFIFLVCSQLPLYGIHSTTGADPFYWMRVILASNRGTVMELGITPIVTSGLVMQLLAGSKIIEVDNNVREDRALLNGAQKLLGILIAVGEAVAYVLSGMYGSVGQLGVGNAILIIIQLCFAGIIVICLDELLQKGYGLGSGISLFIATNICENIIWKAFSPTTINSGRGAEFEGAVIALFHLLITRTDKVRALREAFYRQNLPNVTNLLATVLIFLIVIYFQGFRVVLPVRSKNARGQQGSYPIKLFYTSNMPIILQSALVSNLYFISQLLHRKYSGNFFVDLLGKWKESEYGGGQSVPVGGIAYYITAPSSLADMAANPFHALFYLVFMLSACALFSKTWIEVSGSSARDVAKQLKEQQMVMPGHRESNLQKELNRYIPTAAAFGGMCIGALTVLADFMGAIGSGTGILLAVTIIYQYFETFEKERASELGFFGF, encoded by the exons ATGGGAGGTGGATTTAGGGTGCTTCACTTAGTTAGGCCGTTTCTATCGTTTCTTCCCGAGGTTCAAACTGCTGATAGGAAAGTTCCATTTAGAGAAAAGGTCATATATACTGTGATCTCTCTCTTCATTTTCCTGGTTTGTAGTCAACTTCCTCTATATGGGATTCACTCAACAACAGGTGCGGATCCATTCTATTGGATGCGTGTTATTCTCGCTTCAAACCGTGGAACTGTCATGGAGCTCGGAATCACTCCCATTGTGACTTCTGGGCTGGTGATGCAACTTCTGGCTGGGTCGAAAATTATTGAAGTCGACAACAACGTACGGGAGGATCGAGCACTATT aAACGGAGCGCAGAAGCTTCTTGGTATTTTGATAGCTGTCGGTGAGGCTGTTGCCTATGTTCTTTCAGGGATGTATGGTAGTGTGGGACAACTTGGAGTAGGCAATgccatcctcatcatcatccaGCTCTGTTTTGCGGGTATAATTGTGATTTGTCTAGATGAGCTTCTCCAAAAAGGATATGGTCTGGGGTCTGGAATTTCCCTATTCATAGCAACTAATATCTG TGAAAACATTATATGGAAGGCATTTAGCCCCACCACCATTAATAGTGGACGTGGAGCTGAATTTGAAGGTGCTGTTATTGCTCTGTTCCATTTGTTGATAACTAGAACAGACAAGGTCCGGGCTCTTCGTGAGGCATTTTACCGCCAGAATCTTCCGAATGTGACAAATTTGCTTGCTACTGTCTTGATCTTcctaattgtaatttatttccAAGGTTTCCGTGTTGTCTTGCCTGTAAGGTCAAAGAATGCTCGTGGACAGCAGGGTTCATATCCAATCAAACTATTTTATACCTCCAACATGCCCATTATTCTTCAGTCTGCTCTCGTTTCCAATCTCTACTTCATCTCCCAG CTGCTCCATCGTAAGTACAGTGGCAACTTCTTTGTAGATCTATTGGGAAAATGGAAGGAATCTGAATATGGAGGTGGTCAGTCTGTACCTGTGGGGGGAATTGCGTACTATATCACTGCACCTTCCAG CTTAGCTGATATGGCGGCCAATCCCTTCCATGCCCTGTTCTATCTCGTGTTTATGCTTTCAGCCTGTGCCTTGTTCTCTAAAACATGGATTGAAGTCTCTGGTTCATCTGCTAGAGATGTTGCCAAGCAGCTGAAG GAACAACAAATGGTGATGCCTGGACACCGTGAGTCAAACTTGCAGAAAGAACTGAATCGATACATTCCCACTGCTGCAGCATTTGGAGGCATGTGTATCGGTGCCTTGACAGTGTTGGCAGATTTTATGGGCGCCATTGGTTCAGGAACTGGAATATTGCTTGCAGTAACGATCATCTATCAGTACTTTGAGACATTTGAGAAGGAGAGAGCAAGTGAGCTTGGCTTCTTTGGTTTCTGA